Proteins encoded within one genomic window of Siniperca chuatsi isolate FFG_IHB_CAS linkage group LG4, ASM2008510v1, whole genome shotgun sequence:
- the LOC122875373 gene encoding unconventional myosin-Va-like isoform X2 yields MAASELYSKYARVWLPDAAEVWKSAELIKDYTPGDLTLTLQLEDGTEVEHKIDPRTNNLPPLRNPNILVGENDLTALSYLHEPAVLHNLKVRFVDSKLIYTYCGIVLVAINPYESLPIYEADIINAYSGQNMGDMDPHIFAVAEEAYKQMARDERNQSIIVSGESGAGKTVSAKYAMRYFATVSCSSGEANVEERVLASNPIMEALGNAKTTRNDNSSRFGKYIEIGFDKKHCIIGANMRTYLLEKSRVVFQAHGERNYHIFYQLCASSHLPEFKAFKLGCADDFHCTNQGQSPVIHGVDDAKEMHNTRRAFSLLGISDSDQMAIYQIVAAILHLSNVEVKDQSADRSSILPDNVHLMVFCELMGVSCEEMAHWLCHRKLKTTAETYVKSVSKMNAVNGRDALAKHIYARLFSWIVDCINSALKSAVKQRSFIGVLDIYGFETFDVNSFEQFCINYANEKLQQQFNLHVFKLEQEEYLKEEIPWTLIDFYDNQPCINLIEAKLGILDLLDEECKMPKGSDDTWAQKLYNTLLKQNAYFDKPRLSNRAFIIHHFADKVEYQCGSFLEKNKDTVNEEQINVLKKSKVDLLLKLFEDDEKATSSTNKRTSVIGRAGQAQRDNKKTVGLQFRQSLHLLMDTLNATTPHYVRCIKPNDLKASFTLDPVRAVQQLRACGILETIRISAAGFPSRWTYQEFFSRYRVLMKQKDVLPDRKQTCKNLLEKLIKDQDKYHFGKNKIFFRAGQVAYLEKLRSDKLRMACVRIQKTIRCWLARKKYLRMRQSAVTIQRHVRGHQARCYVKFLRRTRAAVVIQRNMRMWVTRRRYQQQRSAAITIQCFLRAYMAKKQYYKLMFEQKAVVIQKWVKGLLARRCYRRTLAAIVLLQSCVRRMRAKKELKKLKLEARSVEHFKKLNIGMENKIMQLQHKINEQHKENRELSERLNAVEKTQTMEREKQNREIENLRRSEQEAKAKAETLPSLLEQLSFLQHELENTSREKEDLEEQTKVYKEQTQQVVEELNMKNSLLSSEKDELNKLILEQAQQLTEIKTNIENTKQMEKDLTEERSRYQSLLSEHLHLEEQNRDLKDEMNLSISSSKSSHKRTDSNYSSNSSEFIQSLGSTEGEDSSIQTEDETQSTVDLSVLLKLQRRVKELEQDKQSLWQQLDKREEAQQEKAKHVEEQRTVGRAELDLETLKRQELESENKKLKQDLNELRTSLTNEGSKYAPPAPGSQPYNILLEHLTSSNEELEMRKEEVLLLRSHMVRQEALKHKDSVLGEGVKLDLSDIPSFQDVDRATDIHTLNEDGELWLAYEGLKETNRLLECQMQEQERVHSEKYRKLHEEVNKLKNEKEQQQKLMAQSLLLPEDARIEASLNHEIIRLTNENLELMEQQEKQDKTMRKLKKQLKLYIKKVDDFEGAQKKNNSSVMNAPVRAVNITRKEKEYQGMLEYRQGDESRLLKNVVIDLKPRGVAVSFIPGLPAYIIFMCLRYADNVNDDQRVSALLNSTISSIKGVIKRRGDDFEVVSFWLANTCRLMHCLKQYSGDEVVMTHNTAKQNEHCLTNFELSEYQQVFGDLAIQIYRQLIKCMEDNLQPLIVASMLEHEPIQGVMGSKPTGLRKRSTSFPVEGAVTVEVLLQRLGLFHTTMCQHGMDSELIKQVVKQQFYIICALTLNHLLLRKDMCSWSKGLQIRYNVWQLEEWLAERELADCGAKETLEPLVQAAQLLQIKKKTEADAQAICTMCTALTTAQIVKVLTLYTPVIEFEERVPTTFITTIKNLLKDRVESSTLMMDTKKIFSITLLFTPSSVALETIQIPASLNLGFLTRI; encoded by the exons GAGGTGGAACACAAAATAGACCCCCGAACCAACAACCTGCCACCACTAAGAAACCCGAACATCCTGGTGGGGGAAAATGACCTCACAGCTCTCAGCTACCTCCACGAGCCTGCAGTGCTACACAACCTTAAAGTGCGCTTTGTTGACTCCAAGTTGATTTACACATACTGTG GAATTGTCCTGGTTGCCATCAATCCTTATGAGAGCCTGCCCATCTATGAAGCTGACATCATCAATGCCTACAGTGGGCAGAACATGGGAGACATGGACCCCCATATATTTGCAGTAGCAGAGGAAGCATACAAACAGATGGCCag agatgaaagaaaCCAGTCCATCATAGTGAGTGGAGAGTCGGGAGCTGGCAAAACTGTCTCTGCTAAGTACGCTATGCGTTACTTTGCCACAGTCAGCTGCTCCTCTGGCGAGGCCAATGTTGAGGAGAGAGTCCTTGCCTCCAACCCCATCATGGAG GCCCTTGGGAATGCCAAGACAACAAGGAATGACAACAGCAGTCGCTTTGGGAAGTACATTGAGATTGGGTTTGACAAGAAGCATTGTATAATTGGCGCTAACATGAGAACCTACTTATTGGAAAAGTCTAGAGTTGTGTTTCAG GCCCATGGAGAAAGGAATTACCACATATTCTACCAGCTGTGTGCCTCTTCACATTTACCAGAGTTCAAAGCCTTCAAGTTAG GTTGCGCAGATGACTTCCACTGTACTAACCAGGGTCAGAGCCCAGTCATACATGGAGTGGATGATGCCAAAGAAATGCACAATACTAGGAGGGCTTTCTCACTCTTAG GAATCAGTGACAGTGATCAAATGGCAATTTACCAAATTGTGGCAGCTATTCTCCATCTTAGCAATGTGGAGGTGAAAGATCAGTCAGCAGACAGAAGCAGCATCTTG CCAGATAATGTCCACCTGATGGTGTTTTGTGAGTTGATGGGGGTGTCCTGTGAAGAAATGGCCCACTGGTTATGTCACAGGAAACTCAAGACGACCGCAGAAACCTATGTCAAGTCTGTCTCCAAAATGAATGCGGTCAATGGCCGAGATGCCCTAGCCAAACACATCTATGCCAGACTCTTCAGCTGGATTGTGGATTGTATTAACAGTGCCTTAAAATCTGCAGTGAAACAACGCTCCTTCATTGGTGTACTCGACATTTATGG GTTTGAAACATTTGATGTCAACAGCTTTGAACAGTTTTGCATCAATTATGCAAATGAAAAGCTTCAACAACAGTTCAACCTG CATGTCTTCAAACTTGAGCAAGAGGAGTACTTGAAAGAGGAGATTCCTTGGACATTGATAGATTTCTATGACAACCAGCCGTGCATTAATCTCATTGAGGCCAAGCTGGGTATCCTGGACCTTTTGGATGAAGAATGCAAG ATGCCCAAAGGCTCTGATGACACATGGGCCCAGAAACTGTACAACACCCTCCTGAAGCAGAATGCTTACTTTGATAAACCCAGGTTATCAAATAGAGCTTTCATCATCCACCACTTTGCTGACAAG GTGGAGTACCAGTGTGGGAGTTTCCTGGAGAAAAACAAGGACACAGTCAATGAGGAGCAGATAAATGTGCTGAAAAAGAGCAAG GTTGATTTGCTGCTGAAGCTGTTTGAGGATGATGAGAAGGCAACAAGTTCTACTAACAAGCGTACCAGTGTCATTGGAAGGGCTGGTCAGGCTCAGAGGGATAATAAGAAGACTGTTGGACTGCAG TTTCGACAATCTCTACATTTGCTGATGGACACACTAAATGCTACAACTCCTCACTATGTGCGCTGCATCAAGCCAAATGACCTTAAAGCTTCATTCAC CTTGGACCCTGTGAGGGCAGTGCAGCAGCTTCGAGCATGTGGCATCCTCGAAACAATCCGGATCTCAGCAGCAGGCTTCCCATCTAG ATGGACCTATCAGGAATTCTTTAGTCGTTATCGGGTCCTCATGAAGCAAAAGGATGTGCTTCCTGATAGAAAACAAACCTGCAAAAATCTCCTGGAAAAACTTATAAAG GACCAGGATAAGTATCATTTTGGCAAAAACAAGATCTTCTTCAGGGCTGGTCAGGTGGCTTACCTGGAGAAGCTGCGTTCAGACAAGTTGCGTATGGCTTGTGTCCGCATCCAGAAGACTATCCGCTGCTGGCTGGCTCGTAAAAAGTACCTGAGGATGAGGCAATCTGCTGTAACCATACAGAGACATGTACGGGGTCACCAGGCACGCTG tTATGTTAAGTTTCTGCGAAGAACCAGAGCAGCTGTTGTCATTCAGCGGAACATGCGTATGTGGGTGACCAGGAGACGCTACCAACAGCAGCGCTCTGCAGCTATCACTATTCAGTGCTTCTTGAGGGCCTACATGGCTAAAAAGCAGTACTATAAG TTGATGTTTGAGCAAAAGGCTGTGGTCATCCAGAAGTGGGTGAAAGGCTTGCTGGCTAGACGGTGTTATAGACGCACCCTGGCAGCCATCGTCCTGCTGCAGAGCTGTGTACGTCGCATGAGGGCCAAGAAAGAATTGAAGAAGCTGAAATTGGAGGCGCGCTCTGTGGAGCACTTCAAGAAGCTCAACATTGGCATGGAAAACAAGATTATGCAGTTACAGCACAAGATAAATGAGCAG cataaagaaaacagagagcTCAGTGAGAGGCTGAATGCTGTGGAGAAGACCCAGactatggagagagagaaacagaacagagagaTTGAAAACCTACGTAGATCAGAGCAGGAGGCCAAAGCCAAGGCAGAGACGCTTCCCTCGCTGCTGGAGCAACTCTCCTTCCTTCAGCACGAGCTGGAAAAcaccagcagagagaaagaagaccTGGAAGAGCAGACAAAAGTCTACAAGGAGCAGACGCAACAG GTGGTGGAAGAGCTTAATATGAAGAACAGCTTGTTGAGCAGCGAGAAAGATGAACTGAACAAACTAATCCTGGAACAAGCCCAACAGTTAACAG AGATTAAAACCAACATCGAGAATACaaaacagatggagaaggaCTTAACTGAAGAGCGCTCTCGCTACCAAAGTCTACTGAGTGAACACCTGCATCTGGAGGAGCAGAATAGAGACCTCAAGGATGAGATGAATCTCAGCATT AGTTCAAGCAAATCTAGTCACAAGAGGACAGACTCCAATTACAGCAGTAACTCATCGGAATTCATTCAGAGCTTAGGCTCTACTGAGGGAGAAGACAGCTCTATACAAACAGAG GATGAGACCCAGTCGACGGTGGACCTGTCTGTCCTGCTGAAGCTCCAGAGAAGAGTGAAGGAACTGGAGCAGGACAAACAGTCACTATGGCAGCAGCTGGATAAGAGAGAAGAAGCCCAACAAGAAAAGGCAAAG caTGTGGAGGAGCAGAGAACTGTTGGCAGAGCAGAACTGGACTTGGAAACACTGAAG CGGCAAGAACTGGAGTCAGAGAACAAGAAGTTGAAGCAGGATCTAAATGAGCTGCGGACATCTCTGACCAATGAGGGAAGTAAATATGCACCCCCTGCCCCCGGCTCTCAGCCCTATAACATACTGCTGGAGCATCTCACTTCTTCCAATGAGGAGCTGGAGATGCGAAAAGAGGAAGTGCTGCTCCTCCGGTCTCACATGGTCCGCCAAGAGGCTCTTAAACATaag GACTCTGTGCTCGGGGAAGGTGTGAAATTAGATCTGAGTGACATTCCCTCATTTCAAGATGTTGACAG AGCCACTGACATCCATACCCTGAATGAAGATGGAGAGCTGTGGCTGGCTTATGAAGGCTTGAAAGAGACCAATAG ACTTCTGGAGTGCCAGATGCAGGAGCAGGAACGTGTTCACAGTGAGAAGTATAGGAAGCTGCATGAGGAGGTGAACAAGTTGAAGAATGAAAAGGAGCAACAGCAGAAGCTGATGGCCCAGAGCCTCCTCCTGCCCGAAGATGCTCGCATTGAGGCGAGCCTGAACCATGAGATCATACGGCTCACCAATGAGAACCTG GAACTCATGGAGCAGCAagagaaacaagacaaaaccatgcgcaaattgaaaaaacaacttaaacttTACATAAAGAAAGTTGATGATTTTGAAG GTGCTCAGAAAAAGAATAATTCTTCTGTGATGAACGCTCCTGTCAGAGCAGTGAACATTACCCGCAAGGAGAAAGAGTATCAGGGCATGTTGGAGTACAGGCAGGGTGACGAGAGCCGCTTGCTTAAGAATGTGGTCATAG ATCTGAAGCCTCGTGGTGTAGCAGTGAGCTTCATTCCTGGGCTTCCAGCTTACATCATCTTCATGTGCCTACGATATGCTGACAATGTGAATGATGATCAGCGAGTCAGTGCTCTGCTCAATTCCACCATCAGCAGCATCAAAGGGGTCATTAAG AGGAGAGGGGATGATTTTGAAGTGGTGTCTTTTTGGCTGGCCAACACATGCAGATTAATGCACTGTCTGAAGCAGTACAGTGGAGACGAG GTTGTCATGACCCACAACACTGCTAAGCAGAATGAGCACTGCCTGACCAACTTTGAACTGTCAGAGTACCAGCAGGTTTTTGGTGATCTAGCCATCCAAATTTACCGCCAGCTCATTAAATGCATGGAGGACAACCTGCAGCCCCTGATTG TGGCAAGTATGCTGGAGCACGAGCCAATCCAGGGTGTTATGGGGTCCAAACCGACAGGCCTGAGGAAGAGAAGTACCAGTTTCCCAGTGGAGGGGGCTGTTACAGTGGAAGTCCTCCTGCAGCGCCTTGGCCTCTTCCACACGACCATGTGTCAGCATGGGATGGACTCAGAACTCATTAAACAGGTGGTCAAGCAGCAGTTTTACATCATCTGTGCGCTCACACTCAACCACCTACTGCTGCGGAAGGACATGTGCTCCTGGAGTAAAGGCCTGCAGATCAG GTACAATGTTTGGCAGTTGGAGGAGTGGCTGGCGGAGAGGGAGCTTGCAGACTGCGGTGCCAAGGAGACTCTGGAGCCTCTCGTACAGGCTGCACAGCTTCTACAGATCAAGAAAAAGACTGAGGCAGACGCCCAAGCTATTTGCACTATGTGCACCGCCCTCACCACAGCACAG ATTGTAAAAGTGTTGACCTTGTACACCCCAGTCATCGAATTTGAAGAGCGAGTGCCAACCACTTTTATCACAACTATTAAA aaCCTTTTGAAAGACAGAGTTGAGTCATCCACCTTGATGATGGACACCAAGAAGATCTTTTCCATCACTCTCCTCTTCACACCCTCCTCGGTTGCTCTGGAGACCATCCAGATCCCTGCTAGCCTCAATCTGGGCTTCCTTACCCGCATCTAG
- the LOC122875373 gene encoding unconventional myosin-Va-like isoform X1, producing the protein MAASELYSKYARVWLPDAAEVWKSAELIKDYTPGDLTLTLQLEDGTEVEHKIDPRTNNLPPLRNPNILVGENDLTALSYLHEPAVLHNLKVRFVDSKLIYTYCGIVLVAINPYESLPIYEADIINAYSGQNMGDMDPHIFAVAEEAYKQMARDERNQSIIVSGESGAGKTVSAKYAMRYFATVSCSSGEANVEERVLASNPIMEALGNAKTTRNDNSSRFGKYIEIGFDKKHCIIGANMRTYLLEKSRVVFQAHGERNYHIFYQLCASSHLPEFKAFKLGCADDFHCTNQGQSPVIHGVDDAKEMHNTRRAFSLLGISDSDQMAIYQIVAAILHLSNVEVKDQSADRSSILPDNVHLMVFCELMGVSCEEMAHWLCHRKLKTTAETYVKSVSKMNAVNGRDALAKHIYARLFSWIVDCINSALKSAVKQRSFIGVLDIYGFETFDVNSFEQFCINYANEKLQQQFNLHVFKLEQEEYLKEEIPWTLIDFYDNQPCINLIEAKLGILDLLDEECKMPKGSDDTWAQKLYNTLLKQNAYFDKPRLSNRAFIIHHFADKVEYQCGSFLEKNKDTVNEEQINVLKKSKVDLLLKLFEDDEKATSSTNKRTSVIGRAGQAQRDNKKTVGLQFRQSLHLLMDTLNATTPHYVRCIKPNDLKASFTLDPVRAVQQLRACGILETIRISAAGFPSRWTYQEFFSRYRVLMKQKDVLPDRKQTCKNLLEKLIKDQDKYHFGKNKIFFRAGQVAYLEKLRSDKLRMACVRIQKTIRCWLARKKYLRMRQSAVTIQRHVRGHQARCYVKFLRRTRAAVVIQRNMRMWVTRRRYQQQRSAAITIQCFLRAYMAKKQYYKLMFEQKAVVIQKWVKGLLARRCYRRTLAAIVLLQSCVRRMRAKKELKKLKLEARSVEHFKKLNIGMENKIMQLQHKINEQHKENRELSERLNAVEKTQTMEREKQNREIENLRRSEQEAKAKAETLPSLLEQLSFLQHELENTSREKEDLEEQTKVYKEQTQQVVEELNMKNSLLSSEKDELNKLILEQAQQLTEIKTNIENTKQMEKDLTEERSRYQSLLSEHLHLEEQNRDLKDEMNLSISSSKSSHKRTDSNYSSNSSEFIQSLGSTEGEDSSIQTEDETQSTVDLSVLLKLQRRVKELEQDKQSLWQQLDKREEAQQEKAKHVEEQRTVGRAELDLETLKRQELESENKKLKQDLNELRTSLTNEGSKYAPPAPGSQPYNILLEHLTSSNEELEMRKEEVLLLRSHMVRQEALKHKDSVLGEGVKLDLSDIPSFQDVDRATDIHTLNEDGELWLAYEGLKETNRLLECQMQEQERVHSEKYRKLHEEVNKLKNEKEQQQKLMAQSLLLPEDARIEASLNHEIIRLTNENLELMEQQEKQDKTMRKLKKQLKLYIKKVDDFEAGAQKKNNSSVMNAPVRAVNITRKEKEYQGMLEYRQGDESRLLKNVVIDLKPRGVAVSFIPGLPAYIIFMCLRYADNVNDDQRVSALLNSTISSIKGVIKRRGDDFEVVSFWLANTCRLMHCLKQYSGDEVVMTHNTAKQNEHCLTNFELSEYQQVFGDLAIQIYRQLIKCMEDNLQPLIVASMLEHEPIQGVMGSKPTGLRKRSTSFPVEGAVTVEVLLQRLGLFHTTMCQHGMDSELIKQVVKQQFYIICALTLNHLLLRKDMCSWSKGLQIRYNVWQLEEWLAERELADCGAKETLEPLVQAAQLLQIKKKTEADAQAICTMCTALTTAQIVKVLTLYTPVIEFEERVPTTFITTIKNLLKDRVESSTLMMDTKKIFSITLLFTPSSVALETIQIPASLNLGFLTRI; encoded by the exons GAGGTGGAACACAAAATAGACCCCCGAACCAACAACCTGCCACCACTAAGAAACCCGAACATCCTGGTGGGGGAAAATGACCTCACAGCTCTCAGCTACCTCCACGAGCCTGCAGTGCTACACAACCTTAAAGTGCGCTTTGTTGACTCCAAGTTGATTTACACATACTGTG GAATTGTCCTGGTTGCCATCAATCCTTATGAGAGCCTGCCCATCTATGAAGCTGACATCATCAATGCCTACAGTGGGCAGAACATGGGAGACATGGACCCCCATATATTTGCAGTAGCAGAGGAAGCATACAAACAGATGGCCag agatgaaagaaaCCAGTCCATCATAGTGAGTGGAGAGTCGGGAGCTGGCAAAACTGTCTCTGCTAAGTACGCTATGCGTTACTTTGCCACAGTCAGCTGCTCCTCTGGCGAGGCCAATGTTGAGGAGAGAGTCCTTGCCTCCAACCCCATCATGGAG GCCCTTGGGAATGCCAAGACAACAAGGAATGACAACAGCAGTCGCTTTGGGAAGTACATTGAGATTGGGTTTGACAAGAAGCATTGTATAATTGGCGCTAACATGAGAACCTACTTATTGGAAAAGTCTAGAGTTGTGTTTCAG GCCCATGGAGAAAGGAATTACCACATATTCTACCAGCTGTGTGCCTCTTCACATTTACCAGAGTTCAAAGCCTTCAAGTTAG GTTGCGCAGATGACTTCCACTGTACTAACCAGGGTCAGAGCCCAGTCATACATGGAGTGGATGATGCCAAAGAAATGCACAATACTAGGAGGGCTTTCTCACTCTTAG GAATCAGTGACAGTGATCAAATGGCAATTTACCAAATTGTGGCAGCTATTCTCCATCTTAGCAATGTGGAGGTGAAAGATCAGTCAGCAGACAGAAGCAGCATCTTG CCAGATAATGTCCACCTGATGGTGTTTTGTGAGTTGATGGGGGTGTCCTGTGAAGAAATGGCCCACTGGTTATGTCACAGGAAACTCAAGACGACCGCAGAAACCTATGTCAAGTCTGTCTCCAAAATGAATGCGGTCAATGGCCGAGATGCCCTAGCCAAACACATCTATGCCAGACTCTTCAGCTGGATTGTGGATTGTATTAACAGTGCCTTAAAATCTGCAGTGAAACAACGCTCCTTCATTGGTGTACTCGACATTTATGG GTTTGAAACATTTGATGTCAACAGCTTTGAACAGTTTTGCATCAATTATGCAAATGAAAAGCTTCAACAACAGTTCAACCTG CATGTCTTCAAACTTGAGCAAGAGGAGTACTTGAAAGAGGAGATTCCTTGGACATTGATAGATTTCTATGACAACCAGCCGTGCATTAATCTCATTGAGGCCAAGCTGGGTATCCTGGACCTTTTGGATGAAGAATGCAAG ATGCCCAAAGGCTCTGATGACACATGGGCCCAGAAACTGTACAACACCCTCCTGAAGCAGAATGCTTACTTTGATAAACCCAGGTTATCAAATAGAGCTTTCATCATCCACCACTTTGCTGACAAG GTGGAGTACCAGTGTGGGAGTTTCCTGGAGAAAAACAAGGACACAGTCAATGAGGAGCAGATAAATGTGCTGAAAAAGAGCAAG GTTGATTTGCTGCTGAAGCTGTTTGAGGATGATGAGAAGGCAACAAGTTCTACTAACAAGCGTACCAGTGTCATTGGAAGGGCTGGTCAGGCTCAGAGGGATAATAAGAAGACTGTTGGACTGCAG TTTCGACAATCTCTACATTTGCTGATGGACACACTAAATGCTACAACTCCTCACTATGTGCGCTGCATCAAGCCAAATGACCTTAAAGCTTCATTCAC CTTGGACCCTGTGAGGGCAGTGCAGCAGCTTCGAGCATGTGGCATCCTCGAAACAATCCGGATCTCAGCAGCAGGCTTCCCATCTAG ATGGACCTATCAGGAATTCTTTAGTCGTTATCGGGTCCTCATGAAGCAAAAGGATGTGCTTCCTGATAGAAAACAAACCTGCAAAAATCTCCTGGAAAAACTTATAAAG GACCAGGATAAGTATCATTTTGGCAAAAACAAGATCTTCTTCAGGGCTGGTCAGGTGGCTTACCTGGAGAAGCTGCGTTCAGACAAGTTGCGTATGGCTTGTGTCCGCATCCAGAAGACTATCCGCTGCTGGCTGGCTCGTAAAAAGTACCTGAGGATGAGGCAATCTGCTGTAACCATACAGAGACATGTACGGGGTCACCAGGCACGCTG tTATGTTAAGTTTCTGCGAAGAACCAGAGCAGCTGTTGTCATTCAGCGGAACATGCGTATGTGGGTGACCAGGAGACGCTACCAACAGCAGCGCTCTGCAGCTATCACTATTCAGTGCTTCTTGAGGGCCTACATGGCTAAAAAGCAGTACTATAAG TTGATGTTTGAGCAAAAGGCTGTGGTCATCCAGAAGTGGGTGAAAGGCTTGCTGGCTAGACGGTGTTATAGACGCACCCTGGCAGCCATCGTCCTGCTGCAGAGCTGTGTACGTCGCATGAGGGCCAAGAAAGAATTGAAGAAGCTGAAATTGGAGGCGCGCTCTGTGGAGCACTTCAAGAAGCTCAACATTGGCATGGAAAACAAGATTATGCAGTTACAGCACAAGATAAATGAGCAG cataaagaaaacagagagcTCAGTGAGAGGCTGAATGCTGTGGAGAAGACCCAGactatggagagagagaaacagaacagagagaTTGAAAACCTACGTAGATCAGAGCAGGAGGCCAAAGCCAAGGCAGAGACGCTTCCCTCGCTGCTGGAGCAACTCTCCTTCCTTCAGCACGAGCTGGAAAAcaccagcagagagaaagaagaccTGGAAGAGCAGACAAAAGTCTACAAGGAGCAGACGCAACAG GTGGTGGAAGAGCTTAATATGAAGAACAGCTTGTTGAGCAGCGAGAAAGATGAACTGAACAAACTAATCCTGGAACAAGCCCAACAGTTAACAG AGATTAAAACCAACATCGAGAATACaaaacagatggagaaggaCTTAACTGAAGAGCGCTCTCGCTACCAAAGTCTACTGAGTGAACACCTGCATCTGGAGGAGCAGAATAGAGACCTCAAGGATGAGATGAATCTCAGCATT AGTTCAAGCAAATCTAGTCACAAGAGGACAGACTCCAATTACAGCAGTAACTCATCGGAATTCATTCAGAGCTTAGGCTCTACTGAGGGAGAAGACAGCTCTATACAAACAGAG GATGAGACCCAGTCGACGGTGGACCTGTCTGTCCTGCTGAAGCTCCAGAGAAGAGTGAAGGAACTGGAGCAGGACAAACAGTCACTATGGCAGCAGCTGGATAAGAGAGAAGAAGCCCAACAAGAAAAGGCAAAG caTGTGGAGGAGCAGAGAACTGTTGGCAGAGCAGAACTGGACTTGGAAACACTGAAG CGGCAAGAACTGGAGTCAGAGAACAAGAAGTTGAAGCAGGATCTAAATGAGCTGCGGACATCTCTGACCAATGAGGGAAGTAAATATGCACCCCCTGCCCCCGGCTCTCAGCCCTATAACATACTGCTGGAGCATCTCACTTCTTCCAATGAGGAGCTGGAGATGCGAAAAGAGGAAGTGCTGCTCCTCCGGTCTCACATGGTCCGCCAAGAGGCTCTTAAACATaag GACTCTGTGCTCGGGGAAGGTGTGAAATTAGATCTGAGTGACATTCCCTCATTTCAAGATGTTGACAG AGCCACTGACATCCATACCCTGAATGAAGATGGAGAGCTGTGGCTGGCTTATGAAGGCTTGAAAGAGACCAATAG ACTTCTGGAGTGCCAGATGCAGGAGCAGGAACGTGTTCACAGTGAGAAGTATAGGAAGCTGCATGAGGAGGTGAACAAGTTGAAGAATGAAAAGGAGCAACAGCAGAAGCTGATGGCCCAGAGCCTCCTCCTGCCCGAAGATGCTCGCATTGAGGCGAGCCTGAACCATGAGATCATACGGCTCACCAATGAGAACCTG GAACTCATGGAGCAGCAagagaaacaagacaaaaccatgcgcaaattgaaaaaacaacttaaacttTACATAAAGAAAGTTGATGATTTTGAAG CAGGTGCTCAGAAAAAGAATAATTCTTCTGTGATGAACGCTCCTGTCAGAGCAGTGAACATTACCCGCAAGGAGAAAGAGTATCAGGGCATGTTGGAGTACAGGCAGGGTGACGAGAGCCGCTTGCTTAAGAATGTGGTCATAG ATCTGAAGCCTCGTGGTGTAGCAGTGAGCTTCATTCCTGGGCTTCCAGCTTACATCATCTTCATGTGCCTACGATATGCTGACAATGTGAATGATGATCAGCGAGTCAGTGCTCTGCTCAATTCCACCATCAGCAGCATCAAAGGGGTCATTAAG AGGAGAGGGGATGATTTTGAAGTGGTGTCTTTTTGGCTGGCCAACACATGCAGATTAATGCACTGTCTGAAGCAGTACAGTGGAGACGAG GTTGTCATGACCCACAACACTGCTAAGCAGAATGAGCACTGCCTGACCAACTTTGAACTGTCAGAGTACCAGCAGGTTTTTGGTGATCTAGCCATCCAAATTTACCGCCAGCTCATTAAATGCATGGAGGACAACCTGCAGCCCCTGATTG TGGCAAGTATGCTGGAGCACGAGCCAATCCAGGGTGTTATGGGGTCCAAACCGACAGGCCTGAGGAAGAGAAGTACCAGTTTCCCAGTGGAGGGGGCTGTTACAGTGGAAGTCCTCCTGCAGCGCCTTGGCCTCTTCCACACGACCATGTGTCAGCATGGGATGGACTCAGAACTCATTAAACAGGTGGTCAAGCAGCAGTTTTACATCATCTGTGCGCTCACACTCAACCACCTACTGCTGCGGAAGGACATGTGCTCCTGGAGTAAAGGCCTGCAGATCAG GTACAATGTTTGGCAGTTGGAGGAGTGGCTGGCGGAGAGGGAGCTTGCAGACTGCGGTGCCAAGGAGACTCTGGAGCCTCTCGTACAGGCTGCACAGCTTCTACAGATCAAGAAAAAGACTGAGGCAGACGCCCAAGCTATTTGCACTATGTGCACCGCCCTCACCACAGCACAG ATTGTAAAAGTGTTGACCTTGTACACCCCAGTCATCGAATTTGAAGAGCGAGTGCCAACCACTTTTATCACAACTATTAAA aaCCTTTTGAAAGACAGAGTTGAGTCATCCACCTTGATGATGGACACCAAGAAGATCTTTTCCATCACTCTCCTCTTCACACCCTCCTCGGTTGCTCTGGAGACCATCCAGATCCCTGCTAGCCTCAATCTGGGCTTCCTTACCCGCATCTAG